Proteins found in one Odocoileus virginianus isolate 20LAN1187 ecotype Illinois unplaced genomic scaffold, Ovbor_1.2 Unplaced_Contig_23, whole genome shotgun sequence genomic segment:
- the KIFC2 gene encoding kinesin-like protein KIFC2 isoform X3 → MRAGSAAGGRGVGAGTRGGVKPGPLPPRAPMYAFYSLLIYIFYSLFRRDGGAATAADAGNPAQSARCKPGSRRRADQPTAELWTELTGLVGSSEAEDGSGGGAERCPAEVSLEEALVRLAEFLSVQLGAEESFGTPPDLSKPGDVPQLLTVTGQFLALLAWIRSPRGRQALSQGMQPVSGVQHPPPAGSPLQEESPSLSPRGEAQGQQPPQLEEDQRAWQRLEQLILGQLEELKQQLEHQEEELGQLRLGVGATDSEKRVQHLTLENKALKQSLSLTRDLLLHWGPAPHTRAPQEKAEALLELRGRLQEAQDTTEALRVQETEQNCRRELQQMRGQLAGLRARMASLRQGCGDLRGLVSTFTQSCQGSLSEAQGQVSWALGALSADGAGTQLAEAPQGPLPGCPGRLLELKGPRRQRLDLISTPGNIRVLCRLRPGTPSSLVSLEPGPGGTVTTCYRGHQRRFRLDWVFPPHASQEEVFRELESAVLSCLGGYSVCIFTYGQTGTGKTYSMEGPPEDPGIAPRALQSLFREMGTGGQHRVTLSMVEIYNEAVRDLLAPGPPQRLAVRQGPAGQGGVQVAGLTHWDVPSLESLHQMLSLGRSNRATAATAMNQRSSRSHALVTLTLRTASPSRGTSTAGTLHLVDLAGSERAWKAGAASRSQEDRDGAQRLREARTINRSLLALGGVMAALRARRPHVPFRDSQLTRLLQPALGPGATAVLLLQISTRPEDLGETVCSLKFAERVSRVELGPARPLRAPRSRTPSSLSTDTPLSGTPCTPTPSPGSPPSPGLDSGSSLALAPPEDLPS, encoded by the exons ATGCGCGCGGGCTCTGCGGCGGGCGGGCGCGGTGTCGGCGCGGGGACGCGGGGCGGCGTGAAGCCGGGCCCTCTGCCGCCCCGCGCTCCCATGTACGCCTTCTACTCGCTGCTCATCTACATCTTCTACAGCCTCTTCCGTAGGGATGGCGGGGCCGCGACGGCCGCCGACGCTGGAAACCCGGCCCAG AGCGCCCGCTGTAAGCCCGGGAGTCGCCGCCGCGCCGACCAGCCAACCGCAGAGCTGTGGACAGAGCTGACCGGCCTGGTCG GCTCTTCGGAGGCCGAGGATGGGTCGGGAGGGGGAGCCGAGCGCTGTCCGGCGGAGGTCTCCCTGGAAGAGGCTCTCGTGCGTCTTGCCGAGTTCCTGTCAGTCCAGCTGGGGGCGGAAGAGAGCTTTGGGACTCCTCCCGACCTGAGCAAG CCCGGTGATGTTCCCCAACTGTTAACGGTGACTGGTCAATTCTTGGCTCTCCTGGCATGGATTCGAAGTCCCAGGGGCAGGCAGGCCCTGTCCCAGGGGATGCAGCCTGTCTCAGGGGTGCAGCACCCTCCTCCTGCTG gatcCCCATTGCAAGAAGAAAGCCCTTCCCTTTCACCAAGGGGGGAGGCCCAGGGGCAACAGCCTCCTCAGCTGGAAGAGGACCAGAGGGCTTGGCAGCGGCTGGAACAGCTCATCCTTGGACAG cTGGAAGAGCTGAAGCAGCAGCTGGAACatcaggaggaggagctgggccaGCTGCGCCTGGGAGTG GGAGCAACAGACTCAGAGAAAAGGGTTCAGCATCTGACTCTGGAGAACAAAGCCCTGAAACAGAGCTTGAGCCTTACTCGGGACCTCCTGCTGCACTGGGGCCCTGCCCCCCACACCAGGGCCCCCCAG GAGAAGGCAGAAGCCCTGCTGGAGCTTCGGGGGCGGCTTCAAGAAGCCCAGGACACCACGGAAGCCCTCCGAGTCCAG GAGACTGAGCAGAACTGCAGGAGGGAGCTGCAGCAGATGCGAGGGCAGCTGGCAG GACTTCGTGCTCGCATGGCCAGCTTGCGTCAGGGCTGCGGGGACCTCCGGGGACTCGTCAGCACCTTTACCCAGAGCTGCCAGGGTTCTCTGAGCGAAGCCCAGGGACAG GTTTCCTGGGCTCTGGGGGCACTGTCAGCTGATGGGGCTGGGACTCAACTCGCGGAGGCGCCGCAGGGGCCTCTCCCCGGATGCCCAGGGCGGCTGCTGGAGCTCAAAG GACCCAGGAGGCAGCGCCTGGACCTGATCTCCACCCCAGGAAACATTCGTGTGCTGTGTCGCCTGAGGCCAGGGACACCCTCCAGCCTGGTGAGCCTAGAGCCCGGCCCAGGTGGCACTGTTACTACCTGCTATCGAGGGCACCAGCGTCGCTTCCGCCTAGACTGGGTCTTCCCTCCGCACGCCAGCCAGGAGGAG GTCTTCAGGGAGCTGGAGTCTGCTGTGCTGTCCTGCCTTGGGGGCTACAGTGTCTGCATTTTCACCTACGGTCAGACAGGGACGGGGAAGACCTACAGCATGGAG GGCCCGCCTGAGGACCCCGGCATCGCTCCTAGGGCACTGCAGTCACTGTTCCGGGAGATGGGCACAGGCGGGCAGCACCGCGTGACCCTCAGCATGGTGGAGATCTACAACGAGGCTGTCAG GGACCTCCTTGCCCCAGGGCCTCCCCAGCGCCTGGCAGTGAGGCAGGGCCCAGCAGGCCAGGGGGGAGTCCAGGTGGCTGGCCTCACCCACTGGGACGTGCCCAGCCTGGAGTCTCTGCACCAG ATGCTGAGCCTGGGGAGGAGCAACCGGGCCACCGCCGCCACAGCCATGAACCAGCGCAGCTCTCGCTCGCACGCCCTGGTCACACTGACACTGCGCACAGCGTCCCCATCGCGCGGTACCAGCACCGCAG GCACGCTGCACCTCGTCGACCTGGCGGGGTCCGAGCGCGCCTGGAAGGCGGGGGCGGCCAGTAGATCTCAGGAAGACCGGGACGGCGCCCAGCGTCTACGGGAGGCTCGGACCATCAACCGCTCGCTGCTGGCGCTGGGAGGCGTGATGGCCGCGCTGCGGGCCCGCCGGCCCCACGTGCCCTTCCGTGACTCGCAGCTCACACGGCTGCTGCAGCCGGCGCTGGGCCCAGGCGCCACGGCGGTGCTGCTGCTGCAG ATCTCCACGCGGCCCGAGGATCTCGGCGAGACGGTGTGCTCGCTCAAGTTCGCCGAGCGTGTGAGCCGAGTGGAGCTGGGGCCGGCTAGGCCCCTCAGGGCCCCCCGCTCCAGGACACCCTCCTCCTTGAGTACCGACACACCACTCTCCGGGACCCCCTGCACCCCCACGCCGTCGCCCGGCAGCCCTCCAAGCCCCGGCTTAGACAGCGGCTCCAGCTTGGCCCTGGCACCGCCGGAGGACCTGCCTTCCTAG
- the KIFC2 gene encoding kinesin-like protein KIFC2 isoform X2, translating into MRAGSAAGGRGVGAGTRGGVKPGPLPPRAPMYAFYSLLIYIFYSLFRRDGGAATAADAGNPAQSARCKPGSRRRADQPTAELWTELTGLVGSSEAEDGSGGGAERCPAEVSLEEALVRLAEFLSVQLGAEESFGTPPDLSKPGDVPQLLTVTGQFLALLAWIRSPRGRQALSQGMQPVSGVQHPPPAGSPLQEESPSLSPRGEAQGQQPPQLEEDQRAWQRLEQLILGQLEELKQQLEHQEEELGQLRLGVGATDSEKRVQHLTLENKALKQSLSLTRDLLLHWGPAPHTRAPQEKAEALLELRGRLQEAQDTTEALRVQLGVQEVQLQGLQGALRQLQQETEQNCRRELQQMRGQLAGLRARMASLRQGCGDLRGLVSTFTQSCQGSLSEAQGQVSWALGALSADGAGTQLAEAPQGPLPGCPGRLLELKGNIRVLCRLRPGTPSSLVSLEPGPGGTVTTCYRGHQRRFRLDWVFPPHASQEEVFRELESAVLSCLGGYSVCIFTYGQTGTGKTYSMEGPPEDPGIAPRALQSLFREMGTGGQHRVTLSMVEIYNEAVRDLLAPGPPQRLAVRQGPAGQGGVQVAGLTHWDVPSLESLHQMLSLGRSNRATAATAMNQRSSRSHALVTLTLRTASPSRGTSTAGTLHLVDLAGSERAWKAGAASRSQEDRDGAQRLREARTINRSLLALGGVMAALRARRPHVPFRDSQLTRLLQPALGPGATAVLLLQISTRPEDLGETVCSLKFAERVSRVELGPARPLRAPRSRTPSSLSTDTPLSGTPCTPTPSPGSPPSPGLDSGSSLALAPPEDLPS; encoded by the exons ATGCGCGCGGGCTCTGCGGCGGGCGGGCGCGGTGTCGGCGCGGGGACGCGGGGCGGCGTGAAGCCGGGCCCTCTGCCGCCCCGCGCTCCCATGTACGCCTTCTACTCGCTGCTCATCTACATCTTCTACAGCCTCTTCCGTAGGGATGGCGGGGCCGCGACGGCCGCCGACGCTGGAAACCCGGCCCAG AGCGCCCGCTGTAAGCCCGGGAGTCGCCGCCGCGCCGACCAGCCAACCGCAGAGCTGTGGACAGAGCTGACCGGCCTGGTCG GCTCTTCGGAGGCCGAGGATGGGTCGGGAGGGGGAGCCGAGCGCTGTCCGGCGGAGGTCTCCCTGGAAGAGGCTCTCGTGCGTCTTGCCGAGTTCCTGTCAGTCCAGCTGGGGGCGGAAGAGAGCTTTGGGACTCCTCCCGACCTGAGCAAG CCCGGTGATGTTCCCCAACTGTTAACGGTGACTGGTCAATTCTTGGCTCTCCTGGCATGGATTCGAAGTCCCAGGGGCAGGCAGGCCCTGTCCCAGGGGATGCAGCCTGTCTCAGGGGTGCAGCACCCTCCTCCTGCTG gatcCCCATTGCAAGAAGAAAGCCCTTCCCTTTCACCAAGGGGGGAGGCCCAGGGGCAACAGCCTCCTCAGCTGGAAGAGGACCAGAGGGCTTGGCAGCGGCTGGAACAGCTCATCCTTGGACAG cTGGAAGAGCTGAAGCAGCAGCTGGAACatcaggaggaggagctgggccaGCTGCGCCTGGGAGTG GGAGCAACAGACTCAGAGAAAAGGGTTCAGCATCTGACTCTGGAGAACAAAGCCCTGAAACAGAGCTTGAGCCTTACTCGGGACCTCCTGCTGCACTGGGGCCCTGCCCCCCACACCAGGGCCCCCCAG GAGAAGGCAGAAGCCCTGCTGGAGCTTCGGGGGCGGCTTCAAGAAGCCCAGGACACCACGGAAGCCCTCCGAGTCCAG CTAGGGGTGCAGGAGGTGCAGCTGCAGGGCCTTCAGGGGGCCCTCCGGCAGCTCCAGCAGGAGACTGAGCAGAACTGCAGGAGGGAGCTGCAGCAGATGCGAGGGCAGCTGGCAG GACTTCGTGCTCGCATGGCCAGCTTGCGTCAGGGCTGCGGGGACCTCCGGGGACTCGTCAGCACCTTTACCCAGAGCTGCCAGGGTTCTCTGAGCGAAGCCCAGGGACAG GTTTCCTGGGCTCTGGGGGCACTGTCAGCTGATGGGGCTGGGACTCAACTCGCGGAGGCGCCGCAGGGGCCTCTCCCCGGATGCCCAGGGCGGCTGCTGGAGCTCAAAG GAAACATTCGTGTGCTGTGTCGCCTGAGGCCAGGGACACCCTCCAGCCTGGTGAGCCTAGAGCCCGGCCCAGGTGGCACTGTTACTACCTGCTATCGAGGGCACCAGCGTCGCTTCCGCCTAGACTGGGTCTTCCCTCCGCACGCCAGCCAGGAGGAG GTCTTCAGGGAGCTGGAGTCTGCTGTGCTGTCCTGCCTTGGGGGCTACAGTGTCTGCATTTTCACCTACGGTCAGACAGGGACGGGGAAGACCTACAGCATGGAG GGCCCGCCTGAGGACCCCGGCATCGCTCCTAGGGCACTGCAGTCACTGTTCCGGGAGATGGGCACAGGCGGGCAGCACCGCGTGACCCTCAGCATGGTGGAGATCTACAACGAGGCTGTCAG GGACCTCCTTGCCCCAGGGCCTCCCCAGCGCCTGGCAGTGAGGCAGGGCCCAGCAGGCCAGGGGGGAGTCCAGGTGGCTGGCCTCACCCACTGGGACGTGCCCAGCCTGGAGTCTCTGCACCAG ATGCTGAGCCTGGGGAGGAGCAACCGGGCCACCGCCGCCACAGCCATGAACCAGCGCAGCTCTCGCTCGCACGCCCTGGTCACACTGACACTGCGCACAGCGTCCCCATCGCGCGGTACCAGCACCGCAG GCACGCTGCACCTCGTCGACCTGGCGGGGTCCGAGCGCGCCTGGAAGGCGGGGGCGGCCAGTAGATCTCAGGAAGACCGGGACGGCGCCCAGCGTCTACGGGAGGCTCGGACCATCAACCGCTCGCTGCTGGCGCTGGGAGGCGTGATGGCCGCGCTGCGGGCCCGCCGGCCCCACGTGCCCTTCCGTGACTCGCAGCTCACACGGCTGCTGCAGCCGGCGCTGGGCCCAGGCGCCACGGCGGTGCTGCTGCTGCAG ATCTCCACGCGGCCCGAGGATCTCGGCGAGACGGTGTGCTCGCTCAAGTTCGCCGAGCGTGTGAGCCGAGTGGAGCTGGGGCCGGCTAGGCCCCTCAGGGCCCCCCGCTCCAGGACACCCTCCTCCTTGAGTACCGACACACCACTCTCCGGGACCCCCTGCACCCCCACGCCGTCGCCCGGCAGCCCTCCAAGCCCCGGCTTAGACAGCGGCTCCAGCTTGGCCCTGGCACCGCCGGAGGACCTGCCTTCCTAG
- the KIFC2 gene encoding kinesin-like protein KIFC2 isoform X5, with translation MRAGSAAGGRGVGAGTRGGVKPGPLPPRAPMYAFYSLLIYIFYSLFRRDGGAATAADAGNPAQSARCKPGSRRRADQPTAELWTELTGLVGSSEAEDGSGGGAERCPAEVSLEEALVRLAEFLSVQLGAEESFGTPPDLSKPGDVPQLLTVTGQFLALLAWIRSPRGRQALSQGMQPVSGVQHPPPAGSPLQEESPSLSPRGEAQGQQPPQLEEDQRAWQRLEQLILGQLEELKQQLEHQEEELGQLRLGVGATDSEKRVQHLTLENKALKQSLSLTRDLLLHWGPAPHTRAPQEKAEALLELRGRLQEAQDTTEALRVQLGVQEVQLQGLQGALRQLQQETEQNCRRELQQMRGQLAGLRARMASLRQGCGDLRGLVSTFTQSCQGSLSEAQGQVSWALGALSADGAGTQLAEAPQGPLPGCPGRLLELKGNIRVLCRLRPGTPSSLVFRELESAVLSCLGGYSVCIFTYGQTGTGKTYSMEGPPEDPGIAPRALQSLFREMGTGGQHRVTLSMVEIYNEAVRDLLAPGPPQRLAVRQGPAGQGGVQVAGLTHWDVPSLESLHQMLSLGRSNRATAATAMNQRSSRSHALVTLTLRTASPSRGTSTAGTLHLVDLAGSERAWKAGAASRSQEDRDGAQRLREARTINRSLLALGGVMAALRARRPHVPFRDSQLTRLLQPALGPGATAVLLLQISTRPEDLGETVCSLKFAERVSRVELGPARPLRAPRSRTPSSLSTDTPLSGTPCTPTPSPGSPPSPGLDSGSSLALAPPEDLPS, from the exons ATGCGCGCGGGCTCTGCGGCGGGCGGGCGCGGTGTCGGCGCGGGGACGCGGGGCGGCGTGAAGCCGGGCCCTCTGCCGCCCCGCGCTCCCATGTACGCCTTCTACTCGCTGCTCATCTACATCTTCTACAGCCTCTTCCGTAGGGATGGCGGGGCCGCGACGGCCGCCGACGCTGGAAACCCGGCCCAG AGCGCCCGCTGTAAGCCCGGGAGTCGCCGCCGCGCCGACCAGCCAACCGCAGAGCTGTGGACAGAGCTGACCGGCCTGGTCG GCTCTTCGGAGGCCGAGGATGGGTCGGGAGGGGGAGCCGAGCGCTGTCCGGCGGAGGTCTCCCTGGAAGAGGCTCTCGTGCGTCTTGCCGAGTTCCTGTCAGTCCAGCTGGGGGCGGAAGAGAGCTTTGGGACTCCTCCCGACCTGAGCAAG CCCGGTGATGTTCCCCAACTGTTAACGGTGACTGGTCAATTCTTGGCTCTCCTGGCATGGATTCGAAGTCCCAGGGGCAGGCAGGCCCTGTCCCAGGGGATGCAGCCTGTCTCAGGGGTGCAGCACCCTCCTCCTGCTG gatcCCCATTGCAAGAAGAAAGCCCTTCCCTTTCACCAAGGGGGGAGGCCCAGGGGCAACAGCCTCCTCAGCTGGAAGAGGACCAGAGGGCTTGGCAGCGGCTGGAACAGCTCATCCTTGGACAG cTGGAAGAGCTGAAGCAGCAGCTGGAACatcaggaggaggagctgggccaGCTGCGCCTGGGAGTG GGAGCAACAGACTCAGAGAAAAGGGTTCAGCATCTGACTCTGGAGAACAAAGCCCTGAAACAGAGCTTGAGCCTTACTCGGGACCTCCTGCTGCACTGGGGCCCTGCCCCCCACACCAGGGCCCCCCAG GAGAAGGCAGAAGCCCTGCTGGAGCTTCGGGGGCGGCTTCAAGAAGCCCAGGACACCACGGAAGCCCTCCGAGTCCAG CTAGGGGTGCAGGAGGTGCAGCTGCAGGGCCTTCAGGGGGCCCTCCGGCAGCTCCAGCAGGAGACTGAGCAGAACTGCAGGAGGGAGCTGCAGCAGATGCGAGGGCAGCTGGCAG GACTTCGTGCTCGCATGGCCAGCTTGCGTCAGGGCTGCGGGGACCTCCGGGGACTCGTCAGCACCTTTACCCAGAGCTGCCAGGGTTCTCTGAGCGAAGCCCAGGGACAG GTTTCCTGGGCTCTGGGGGCACTGTCAGCTGATGGGGCTGGGACTCAACTCGCGGAGGCGCCGCAGGGGCCTCTCCCCGGATGCCCAGGGCGGCTGCTGGAGCTCAAAG GAAACATTCGTGTGCTGTGTCGCCTGAGGCCAGGGACACCCTCCAGCCTG GTCTTCAGGGAGCTGGAGTCTGCTGTGCTGTCCTGCCTTGGGGGCTACAGTGTCTGCATTTTCACCTACGGTCAGACAGGGACGGGGAAGACCTACAGCATGGAG GGCCCGCCTGAGGACCCCGGCATCGCTCCTAGGGCACTGCAGTCACTGTTCCGGGAGATGGGCACAGGCGGGCAGCACCGCGTGACCCTCAGCATGGTGGAGATCTACAACGAGGCTGTCAG GGACCTCCTTGCCCCAGGGCCTCCCCAGCGCCTGGCAGTGAGGCAGGGCCCAGCAGGCCAGGGGGGAGTCCAGGTGGCTGGCCTCACCCACTGGGACGTGCCCAGCCTGGAGTCTCTGCACCAG ATGCTGAGCCTGGGGAGGAGCAACCGGGCCACCGCCGCCACAGCCATGAACCAGCGCAGCTCTCGCTCGCACGCCCTGGTCACACTGACACTGCGCACAGCGTCCCCATCGCGCGGTACCAGCACCGCAG GCACGCTGCACCTCGTCGACCTGGCGGGGTCCGAGCGCGCCTGGAAGGCGGGGGCGGCCAGTAGATCTCAGGAAGACCGGGACGGCGCCCAGCGTCTACGGGAGGCTCGGACCATCAACCGCTCGCTGCTGGCGCTGGGAGGCGTGATGGCCGCGCTGCGGGCCCGCCGGCCCCACGTGCCCTTCCGTGACTCGCAGCTCACACGGCTGCTGCAGCCGGCGCTGGGCCCAGGCGCCACGGCGGTGCTGCTGCTGCAG ATCTCCACGCGGCCCGAGGATCTCGGCGAGACGGTGTGCTCGCTCAAGTTCGCCGAGCGTGTGAGCCGAGTGGAGCTGGGGCCGGCTAGGCCCCTCAGGGCCCCCCGCTCCAGGACACCCTCCTCCTTGAGTACCGACACACCACTCTCCGGGACCCCCTGCACCCCCACGCCGTCGCCCGGCAGCCCTCCAAGCCCCGGCTTAGACAGCGGCTCCAGCTTGGCCCTGGCACCGCCGGAGGACCTGCCTTCCTAG
- the KIFC2 gene encoding kinesin-like protein KIFC2 isoform X1: MRAGSAAGGRGVGAGTRGGVKPGPLPPRAPMYAFYSLLIYIFYSLFRRDGGAATAADAGNPAQSARCKPGSRRRADQPTAELWTELTGLVGSSEAEDGSGGGAERCPAEVSLEEALVRLAEFLSVQLGAEESFGTPPDLSKPGDVPQLLTVTGQFLALLAWIRSPRGRQALSQGMQPVSGVQHPPPAGSPLQEESPSLSPRGEAQGQQPPQLEEDQRAWQRLEQLILGQLEELKQQLEHQEEELGQLRLGVGATDSEKRVQHLTLENKALKQSLSLTRDLLLHWGPAPHTRAPQEKAEALLELRGRLQEAQDTTEALRVQLGVQEVQLQGLQGALRQLQQETEQNCRRELQQMRGQLAGLRARMASLRQGCGDLRGLVSTFTQSCQGSLSEAQGQVSWALGALSADGAGTQLAEAPQGPLPGCPGRLLELKGPRRQRLDLISTPGNIRVLCRLRPGTPSSLVSLEPGPGGTVTTCYRGHQRRFRLDWVFPPHASQEEVFRELESAVLSCLGGYSVCIFTYGQTGTGKTYSMEGPPEDPGIAPRALQSLFREMGTGGQHRVTLSMVEIYNEAVRDLLAPGPPQRLAVRQGPAGQGGVQVAGLTHWDVPSLESLHQMLSLGRSNRATAATAMNQRSSRSHALVTLTLRTASPSRGTSTAGTLHLVDLAGSERAWKAGAASRSQEDRDGAQRLREARTINRSLLALGGVMAALRARRPHVPFRDSQLTRLLQPALGPGATAVLLLQISTRPEDLGETVCSLKFAERVSRVELGPARPLRAPRSRTPSSLSTDTPLSGTPCTPTPSPGSPPSPGLDSGSSLALAPPEDLPS, encoded by the exons ATGCGCGCGGGCTCTGCGGCGGGCGGGCGCGGTGTCGGCGCGGGGACGCGGGGCGGCGTGAAGCCGGGCCCTCTGCCGCCCCGCGCTCCCATGTACGCCTTCTACTCGCTGCTCATCTACATCTTCTACAGCCTCTTCCGTAGGGATGGCGGGGCCGCGACGGCCGCCGACGCTGGAAACCCGGCCCAG AGCGCCCGCTGTAAGCCCGGGAGTCGCCGCCGCGCCGACCAGCCAACCGCAGAGCTGTGGACAGAGCTGACCGGCCTGGTCG GCTCTTCGGAGGCCGAGGATGGGTCGGGAGGGGGAGCCGAGCGCTGTCCGGCGGAGGTCTCCCTGGAAGAGGCTCTCGTGCGTCTTGCCGAGTTCCTGTCAGTCCAGCTGGGGGCGGAAGAGAGCTTTGGGACTCCTCCCGACCTGAGCAAG CCCGGTGATGTTCCCCAACTGTTAACGGTGACTGGTCAATTCTTGGCTCTCCTGGCATGGATTCGAAGTCCCAGGGGCAGGCAGGCCCTGTCCCAGGGGATGCAGCCTGTCTCAGGGGTGCAGCACCCTCCTCCTGCTG gatcCCCATTGCAAGAAGAAAGCCCTTCCCTTTCACCAAGGGGGGAGGCCCAGGGGCAACAGCCTCCTCAGCTGGAAGAGGACCAGAGGGCTTGGCAGCGGCTGGAACAGCTCATCCTTGGACAG cTGGAAGAGCTGAAGCAGCAGCTGGAACatcaggaggaggagctgggccaGCTGCGCCTGGGAGTG GGAGCAACAGACTCAGAGAAAAGGGTTCAGCATCTGACTCTGGAGAACAAAGCCCTGAAACAGAGCTTGAGCCTTACTCGGGACCTCCTGCTGCACTGGGGCCCTGCCCCCCACACCAGGGCCCCCCAG GAGAAGGCAGAAGCCCTGCTGGAGCTTCGGGGGCGGCTTCAAGAAGCCCAGGACACCACGGAAGCCCTCCGAGTCCAG CTAGGGGTGCAGGAGGTGCAGCTGCAGGGCCTTCAGGGGGCCCTCCGGCAGCTCCAGCAGGAGACTGAGCAGAACTGCAGGAGGGAGCTGCAGCAGATGCGAGGGCAGCTGGCAG GACTTCGTGCTCGCATGGCCAGCTTGCGTCAGGGCTGCGGGGACCTCCGGGGACTCGTCAGCACCTTTACCCAGAGCTGCCAGGGTTCTCTGAGCGAAGCCCAGGGACAG GTTTCCTGGGCTCTGGGGGCACTGTCAGCTGATGGGGCTGGGACTCAACTCGCGGAGGCGCCGCAGGGGCCTCTCCCCGGATGCCCAGGGCGGCTGCTGGAGCTCAAAG GACCCAGGAGGCAGCGCCTGGACCTGATCTCCACCCCAGGAAACATTCGTGTGCTGTGTCGCCTGAGGCCAGGGACACCCTCCAGCCTGGTGAGCCTAGAGCCCGGCCCAGGTGGCACTGTTACTACCTGCTATCGAGGGCACCAGCGTCGCTTCCGCCTAGACTGGGTCTTCCCTCCGCACGCCAGCCAGGAGGAG GTCTTCAGGGAGCTGGAGTCTGCTGTGCTGTCCTGCCTTGGGGGCTACAGTGTCTGCATTTTCACCTACGGTCAGACAGGGACGGGGAAGACCTACAGCATGGAG GGCCCGCCTGAGGACCCCGGCATCGCTCCTAGGGCACTGCAGTCACTGTTCCGGGAGATGGGCACAGGCGGGCAGCACCGCGTGACCCTCAGCATGGTGGAGATCTACAACGAGGCTGTCAG GGACCTCCTTGCCCCAGGGCCTCCCCAGCGCCTGGCAGTGAGGCAGGGCCCAGCAGGCCAGGGGGGAGTCCAGGTGGCTGGCCTCACCCACTGGGACGTGCCCAGCCTGGAGTCTCTGCACCAG ATGCTGAGCCTGGGGAGGAGCAACCGGGCCACCGCCGCCACAGCCATGAACCAGCGCAGCTCTCGCTCGCACGCCCTGGTCACACTGACACTGCGCACAGCGTCCCCATCGCGCGGTACCAGCACCGCAG GCACGCTGCACCTCGTCGACCTGGCGGGGTCCGAGCGCGCCTGGAAGGCGGGGGCGGCCAGTAGATCTCAGGAAGACCGGGACGGCGCCCAGCGTCTACGGGAGGCTCGGACCATCAACCGCTCGCTGCTGGCGCTGGGAGGCGTGATGGCCGCGCTGCGGGCCCGCCGGCCCCACGTGCCCTTCCGTGACTCGCAGCTCACACGGCTGCTGCAGCCGGCGCTGGGCCCAGGCGCCACGGCGGTGCTGCTGCTGCAG ATCTCCACGCGGCCCGAGGATCTCGGCGAGACGGTGTGCTCGCTCAAGTTCGCCGAGCGTGTGAGCCGAGTGGAGCTGGGGCCGGCTAGGCCCCTCAGGGCCCCCCGCTCCAGGACACCCTCCTCCTTGAGTACCGACACACCACTCTCCGGGACCCCCTGCACCCCCACGCCGTCGCCCGGCAGCCCTCCAAGCCCCGGCTTAGACAGCGGCTCCAGCTTGGCCCTGGCACCGCCGGAGGACCTGCCTTCCTAG